In the Telopea speciosissima isolate NSW1024214 ecotype Mountain lineage chromosome 2, Tspe_v1, whole genome shotgun sequence genome, one interval contains:
- the LOC122652519 gene encoding 7-ethoxycoumarin O-deethylase-like encodes MVYDGWSWWLWSSNIEANLRWTVIALSIASIIFIWHEWVSKKWKKQEMPLPPGPGGLPFLGNLLILEPDLHLCFAKLAKIYGPIMKLKLGSKLCVVLSSPLLAKEVLRDQDAVFANRSPPIAGKTVTYGGIDVIWSPNGPSWRTMRKVFGQKLMSNKSLDACYGLRQQEVHQMIKDVYSKIGTPINIGEMMFLTMLNLFMTMLWGGTLQGEEKASLGVEIRKVVSEMVDLSLKTNISDIFPVLAWLDIQGIERRGKKLLAWMDRIIDSVISQRLKMDGEERKVGKEEEKKDFLQFLLELQKDGDATTSLTMIQLKALLLDIIGGGTDTTSSTVEWAMAELMQHPEIMRKSQKEIEEVVGMDNLVEESHLSRLSYLNALVKETLRLHPVIPFLVPHCPNVSSTVGGYTIPSGTSVFINVWTLHRDPESWERPLEFLPERFLSNVTEKYDYRGNNFTYIPFGSGRRICAGIPLAEKMTMYVLASLLHSFEWKVPNGIELDLSEKFGIVLKKKTPLVITPVPRLSNVKLYI; translated from the exons ATGGTTTATGATGGGTGGTCATGGTGGCTGTGGAGTAGTAACATTGAAGCTAACCTAAGATGGACAGTGATTGCACTTTCCATTGCTTCCATTATATTCATTTGGCACGAATGGGtttcaaagaaatggaagaaacaagagatgCCATTGCCACCAGGGCCTGGAGGCTTGCCATTTCTTGGGAACCTTCTAATCCTTGAACCCGATCTCCACCTTTGCTTTGCAAAATTAGCTAAAATCTATGGTCCCATCATGAAACTCAAATTGGGTTCCAAGCTATGTGTTGTATTGAGTTCACCTTTGTTGGCAAAAGAAGTACTCAGAGATCAAGATGCAGTGTTTGCCAATCGCAGTCCACCCATTGCAGGGAAGACTGTGACTTATGGTGGAATTGATGTTATTTGGAGTCCTAATGGGCCAAGTTGGCGCACAATGCGAAAGGTGTTTGGTCAGAAATTGATGAGCAACAAGAGCCTTGATGCTTGCTATGGTCTTCGCCAACAAGAAGTTCACCAAATGATAAAAGATGTATATTCTAAGATTGGAACCCCAATTAACATTGGTGAGATGATGTTTCTAACTATGCTTAATTTGTTTATGACAATGTTGTGGGGTGGCACACTACAAGGGGAGGAAAAGGCTAGCCTTGGGGTTGAAATCCGGAAAGTTGTATCAGAAATGGTGGATTTGTCATTGAAAACAAACATTTCAGATATCTTTCCTGTTCTTGCCTGGCTTGACATACAGGGGATTGAGCGAAGGGGAAAGAAGTTATTGGCATGGATGGATCGTATAATTGATTCAGTTATAAGTCAAAGACTGAAAATGgatggagaggaaagaaaagtaggaaaggaggaggaaaagaaggatttCTTACAATTTCTCTTGGAGCTTCAGAAAGATGGAGATGCTACAACATCATTAACCATGATACAACTTAAAGCTTTGCTCCTG GATATTATAGGAGGTGGGACCGACACAACATCGAGCACGGTAGAATGGGCAATGGCAGAATTGATGCAACATCCAGAGATaatgagaaaatcccaaaaagaaatagaggaagtAGTTGGAATGGATAATCTGGTGGAAGAGTCTCACTTGTCAAGATTATCCTATTTGAATGCATTAGTGAAAGAAACTCTCAGGTTGCATCCAGTGATCCCATTCTTGGTCCCACATTGTCCAAATGTATCATCCACAGTGGGTGGTTATACCATACCAAGTGGAACTTCTGTCTTTATAAATGTTTGGACACTCCATAGGGACCCTGAATCATGGGAGAGGCCTTTAGAATTTCTACCTGAGAGATTCTTGAGTAATGTAACTGAAAAGTATGATTATAGGGGAAACAATTTCACTTACATTCCTTTTGGATCTGGAAGAAGGATATGTGCAGGGATTCCATTAGCAGAAAAGATGACAATGTATGTGTTAGCTTCACTCTTGCATTCATTTGAGTGGAAAGTTCCAAATGGGATAGAGCTAGATCTTTCAGAGAAATTTGGAATTgtgttgaagaagaaaacacCACTTGTTATCACTCCTGTTCCAAGATTATCCAATGTTAAGCTCTACATTTAG
- the LOC122651236 gene encoding costunolide synthase-like: MASKFLRKLSVGLVHSEDPNCVYFTQVAAAVSGTALLHFVLLVSWWVSKSWNQLGGPPLPPGPLGLPLVGNLPFLEPDHHRFFTKLAKIYGPIMKLQLGPKLCVVLTSPSLAREALKDHDTIFANRDPPLVASTMTYGGIDIEWSLNGPQWRMMHSIFVHELMSNKILETCYSLRRQEVQKMVKEVFGKIGTFINICEVTYLTMLSLIMNMLWGDTLQGDEPRMMHSIFVHELMSNKILETCYSLRRQEVQKMVKEVFGKIGTFINICEVTYLTMLSLIMNMLWRDTLQGDEKTSICEEI; the protein is encoded by the coding sequence ATGGCTTCAAAGTTTCTAAGAAAACTTAGTGTAGGTTTAGTTCAttcagaggatccaaattgtgttTACTTTACCCAAGTAGCAGCAGCTGTAAGTGGTACTGCTCTTTTGCATTTTGTGCTCTTGGTTTCATGGTGGGTATCCAAGAGCTGGAACCAACTAGGAGGGCCACCATTGCCACCAGGGCCTCTAGGCTTGCCTTTAGTTGGTAACCTTCCATTCCTAGAACCTGATCACCATCGATTCTTTACCAAATTGGCTAAAATCTATGGTCCTATCATGAAACTCCAATTGGGTCCAAAGCTATGTGTGGTATTGACTTCACCTTCCTTAGCTAGAGAAGCCCTTAAAGACCATGATACAATATTTGCCAACCGTGATCCACCACTTGTAGCATCAACAATGACTTATGGTGGTATTGACATTGAGTGGAGCCTTAATGGTCCACAATGGCGTATGATGCATAGCATATTTGTTCATGAATTGATGAGTAACAAAATCCTTGAAACTTGTTATAGTCTCAGGCGACAAGAGGTTCAAAAAATGGTGAAAGAGGTGTTTGGTAAGATTGGAACATTTATTAACATCTGTGAGGTTACGTATCTCACCATGCTCTCCCTGATTATGAACATGTTGTGGGGTGACACGTTACAAGGAGACGAGCCCCGTATGATGCATAGCATATTTGTTCATGAATTGATGAGTAACAAAATCCTTGAAACTTGTTATAGTCTCAGGCGACAAGAGGTTCAAAAAATGGTGAAAGAGGTGTTTGGTAAGATTGGAACATTTATTAACATCTGTGAGGTTACGTATCTCACCATGCTCTCCCTGATTATGAACATGTTGTGGCGTGACACGTTACAAGGAGACGAGAAGACTAGCATTTGTGAAGAGATCTGA
- the LOC122651237 gene encoding probable polyamine transporter At3g13620, producing MVTTLEIPAEPIETVQINNNNKKNQRKLTLLPLIFLLYFQASGGPYGEEPTVKAAGPLFAILGFLIIPFIWSIPQALLTAELATTFPGNGGYVIWASHAFGPFWGFLMGSWKFTSGVINNASYPILCIDYLKRLFPIFSSGLPRYLAISSAIFILSFLNYASVTIFDYTTVALGTISLSPLLVMVLASIPKIHPRRWISLGQPGVKRDWNLFFNTLFWNLNYWDNASTLVGEVDQPQKTFPKALLCAGILTCLAYVISLMSTIGSLELNQEQWDAGFLAEAANMIVGKWLKIWIEIGAVVSAIGVFEAQLSSSSFQILGMANTGFLPRSFGLRSKWFSTPWVGILVSSLTTYAVSFMGFTDIISLANFLYGLGMLLEFSSFFWLRLKHPLLNRPFKVPMGLTGTVVMCLIPSGLLIYVMAIVNQLVYAVSASLTIAGVAGYFFMRFCRSKGWFEFNKVEVEVEAEPIERVRSFRFIATSNVNPISE from the coding sequence ATGGTAACAACTCTTGAAATTCCTGCTGAACCAATAGAAACGGTCcaaatcaacaacaacaacaagaagaatcAAAGGAAGTTAACCCTCCTGCCTCTCATCTTCCTACTCTATTTCCAGGCCTCCGGGGGACCCTATGGAGAAGAACCAACCGTAAAAGCCGCTGGACCCCTCTTTGCCATCCTTGGCTTTCTCATCATCCCTTTCATCTGGAGTATCCCACAAGCACTCCTCACAGCCGAGCTTGCCACTACTTTCCCTGGCAATGGTGGTTATGTCATATGGGCTTCTCATGCATTTGGTCCCTTCTGGGGTTTCCTCATGGGTTCATGGAAGTTCACTAGTGGAGTCATCAACAATGCCTCCTATCCTATCCTCTGCATTGACTACTTGAAACGCTTGTTCCCCATTTTCTCTTCTGGCCTTCCTCGCTATTTGGCAATTTCTTCTGCAATCTTTATCTTGTCTTTCCTTAACTACGCCAGTGTTACCATATTTGATTACACCACAGTGGCCCTAGGCACAATCTCACTTTCCCCACTCCTTGTAATGGTTTTGGCTTCCATACCCAAAATTCATCCCCGCCGTTGGATTAGCTTGGGTCAGCCAGGAGTGAAAAGGGATTGGAATCTATTCTTTAATACACTCTTCTGGAACTTGAATTACTGGGACAATGCCAGTACTTTGGTTGGCGAAGTAGATCAACCACAGAAAACATTCCCAAAAGCACTTCTCTGTGCTGGAATCCTAACTTGTTTGGCCTACGTCATATCTCTAATGTCCACTATTGGGTCACTTGAATTGAATCAAGAGCAATGGGATGCTGGGTTCTTAGCTGAAGCTGCAAACATGATAGTGGGTAAGTGGCTAaaaatttggattgaaattggTGCTGTAGTGTCTGCAATTGGAGTCTTTGAAGCCCAATTGAGTAGTAGTTCATTCCAGATTCTAGGCATGGCCAATACTGGATTCCTACCTCGATCCTTCGGGTTGAGATCGAAATGGTTCAGTACACCATGGGTTGGGATCTTAGTATCAAGCCTTACAACATATGCAGTTTCTTTCATGGGTTTCACTGATATAATATCTTTGGCAAATTTCTTGTATGGTCTGGGAATGCTATTGGAGTTCTCTTCATTTTTCTGGCTAAGACTGAAACATCCATTGTTGAATAGACCATTTAAGGTGCCCATGGGATTAACTGGTACGGTGGTGATGTGTTTGATTCCAAGTGGACTTCTGATCTACGTGATGGCAATTGTGAATCAACTGGTCTATGCAGTGAGTGCTTCACTGACCATTGCTGGGGTTGCTGGCTATTTCTTCATGAGATTTTGCAGGTCTAAGGGCTGGTTTGAGTTCAACAAGGTTGAAGTTGAAGTTGAAGCTGAGCCTATTGAAAGGGTTAGGAGTTTTCGGTTTATTGCAACGTCGAATGTGAATCCCATATCCGAATAG
- the LOC122651238 gene encoding flavonoid 3'-monooxygenase-like, producing the protein MSSNLGLVDDECSWWWYGHNNISVYITQVAAVSSGTALLLAVLVVCWWVSKRWNKGGGPTLPPGPRGLPLVGNLPFLEPDLHRCFAKLAQIYGPIMKLQLGPKLCVVLTSPSLAREVLKVHDAIFANRDPPLVAATMTYGGIDIVWSPNGPQWRMMRRVFAHEMMSNKSLEACYNLRRQEVVQMVKEVYTKIGSPINIGEVMFLTMANLILSMLWGGTLQGDEKSSIGREIQKVMRETIDLAAKPNISDFFPILASFDIQGIERKAKKLLSRMNHIIDPVINQRLDQMDQKEEGDQQGADEKKERKDFLQYLLELKQRDGKASLLTKIQLKVLLQDIIGAGTDTTSTTVEWAMAEMIQYPEVMRKAQDELEQVVGMDNIVEESHLPKLSYLNAVVKESHRLHPPLPLMFSHCPSMSCTIGGYTILKGTNVFVNVWAMHRDPNAWESPLTFLPERFLSDSNNNYDYKGTNFSYLPFGSGRRMCAGVPLAEKMSLYVLASLLHTFKWKLPDGVNLDLSEEFGIVLKKKTPLVLTPTPRLSNVKLYS; encoded by the exons ATGTcttcaaatttagggttagttGATGATGAGTGTTCATGGTGGTGGTATGGTCACAACAATATTAGTGTTTACATTACCCAAGTAGCAGCAGTAAGTAGTGGTACTGCTCTTTTGCTTGCTGTGCTTGTGGTTTGTTGGTGGGTTTCCAAGAGATGGAACAAAGGAGGAGGGCCAACCTTACCACCAGGACCAAGAGGCTTGCCTTTAGTTGGTAACCTTCCATTCCTAGAACCTGATCTCCATCGTTGCTTTGCCAAATTAGCTCAAATCTATGGTCCCATCATGAAACTCCAATTGGGTCCAAAACTATGTGTGGTATTGACTTCACCCTCTCTAGCTAGAGAAGTACTTAAAGTCCATGATGCTATATTCGCCAACCGCGATCCACCACTTGTAGCGGCGACGATGACTTACGGTGGGATTGACATTGTTTGGAGCCCTAATGGTCCACAATGGCGTATGATGCGTAGGGTATTTGCTCATGAAATGATGAGTAACAAAAGCCTTGAAGCTTGTTACAACCTTCGGCGACAAGAGGTTGTACAAATGGTGAAAGAAGTGTATACTAAAATTGGTTCACCCATTAACATAGGTGAGGTTATGTTCCTGACAATGGccaatttgattttgagcatGTTGTGGGGTGGCACGTTACAAGGAGATGAGAAGAGTAGCATTGGGAGAGAGATCCAAAAGGTGATGCGTGAGACGATTGATCTCGCAGCGAAACCTAACATTTCAGATTTCTTTCCGATACTGGCCTCATTTGATATACAAGGGATTGAAAGAAAAGCGAAGAAGTTGTTGTCGCGGATGAATCATATCATTGATCCAGTTATAAATCAACGGCTTGATCAAATGGatcaaaaggaagaaggagatcAGCAGGGAGCAgatgaaaagaaggaaaggaaggatttTCTACAGTACCTCTTGGAGCTTAAGCAAAGAGATGGCAAAGCATCATTATTGACAAAGATACAACTTAAGGTTTTGCTCCAG GATATAATTGGAGCTGGAACAGATACAACATCGACTACAGTAGAGTGGGCAATGGCAGAAATGATACAATATCCTGAGGTAATGAGAAAAGCCCAAGACGAGTTGGAGCAAGTAGTTGGGATGGACAACATAGTTGAAGAGTCTCACTTGCCCAAATTGTCTTATTTAAATGCGGTGGTGAAAGAGTCTCACAGGTTGCACCCGCCCCTCCCACTCATGTTCTCTCATTGCCCAAGTATGTCTTGCACAATAGGGGGTTATACCATCTTGAAAGGTACTAACGTATTTGTAAATGTGTGGGCAATGCATAGGGACCCTAATGCATGGGAGAGTCCCTTAACATTCTTACCTGAGAGGTTCTTAAGTGATAGTAACAACAACTATGATTACAAAGGAACCAACTTCAGTTATCTTCCTTTCGGCTCTGGAAGGAGGATGTGTGCAGGAGTTCCCTTGGCAGAAAAGATGTCCCTATATGTCTTAGCTTCTCTTTTGCATACCTTCAAGTGGAAATTACCTGATGGTGTCAATCTTGATCTCTCAGAGGAATTTGGGAttgttttgaagaaaaaaacaccACTTGTTCTCACCCCAACTCCAAGATTATCCAATGTAAAGCTCTACTCTTaa
- the LOC122652219 gene encoding flavonoid 3'-monooxygenase-like: MDTVYEESSLYSSLVVLLVTVVGVSLYLWMSKKLNKGKPPLPPGPRGLPFVGILPFIEVGIHRYFAKLSETYGPIMKLNLGSKVCVVLSSSSIAKEVLKDHDAIFANRDPNIAALAVSYGGSDITWSPNGANWRMMRKVFTQELMSNKSIDACYRLRQQEVRKMVRQVYSKTGELINISEMIFGTMFNLVLNMLCGGMLREEDKVKISAELRPVIKQMITLVAKPNISDMIPILSQFDIQGIKREGKKLSSEMDRIFDSILDKRIKILDDEMQGMGSEDNNKETKDFLQILLQLQQQEDGTYLTNAHLKNLFLDAIAGATDSTSINVEWAMAELILNPEKLKKAKEELDQVVGMKNIVEEYHLSKMSYLDAVLKEAHRLHPVVPLLVPHRSSESCTVGGYTVPKGSTVFINVWKMHRDPDEWESPTEFIPERFLADSDKYDYRGNNYNFLPFGSGRRICVGIPLATKMGLYVIASLLHSFDWELLKKEQLDLLDKYRILSKIASPLEITPTPRLPKPELYV; the protein is encoded by the exons ATGGATACAGTTTATGAAGAGAGTTCACTATATTCATCTCTGGTTGTACTTTTGGTTACTGTGGTTGGGGTTTCTTTGTATCTTTGGATGTCAAAGAAATTGAACAAAGGAAAACCACCATTGCCGCCGGGACCTCGAGGCTTACCATTTGTTGGTATCCTTCCATTTATTGAGGTGGGAATCCACCGATATTTTGCGAAATTGTCTGAAACCTATGGTCCTATCATGAAACTTAATTTGGGTTCCAAGGTATGTGTGGTATTGAGCTCATCATCCATAGCCAAAGAGGTCCTTAAAGATCATGATGCAATATTCGCAAATCGCGATCCAAACATCGCCGCGCTCGCCGTTTCTTACGGTGGCAGCGACATTACATGGAGCCCAAACGGCGCGAATTGGCGTATGATGCGCAAGGTATTCACACAAGAATTGATGAGTAACAAAAGTATTGATGCTTGTTATCGTCTTCGCCAACAAGAGGTGAGGAAAATGGTGAGACAAGTCTATTCTAAGACTGGTGAATTGATTAACATCAGTGAGATGATATTTGGAACAATGTTTAATTTGGTCTTAAACATGTTATGTGGTGGAATGCTAAGAGAGGAAGACAAAGTTAAGATCTCAGCTGAGCTAAGACCAGTGATAAAGCAAATGATTACACTGGTGGCTAAACCTAATATTTCTGATATGATTCCTATTCTTTCTCAATTTGATATACAAGGCATTAAACGTGAAGGTAAGAAGTTATCTTCTGAGATGGATCGTATCTTTGATTCAATTCTAGATAAGAGGATTAAGATATTGGATGATGAGATGCAAGGGATGGGCTCTGAggataataataaagaaaccaaaGATTTCCTTCAGATCCTTTTACAGCTTCAGCAGCAAGAAGATGGCACATATTTGACCAATGCACATCTCAAGAATTTATTTCTG GATGCAATTGCGGGTGCAACAGATTCAACATCCATAAATGTAGAGTGGGCAATGGCAGAATTAATTCTAAACCCTGAGAAATTGAAGAAAGCTAAAGAAGAATTGGATCAAGTGGTTGGTATGAAGAACATAGTTGAAGAGTATCACTTGTCCAAAATGTCATATTTGGATGCAGTTTTAAAAGAAGCACATAGGTTACATCCAGTGGTTCCACTTTTGGTTCCACATCGCTCAAGTGAATCCTGCACTGTTGGTGGGTATACTGTACCAAAGGGTTCTACTGTGTTTATAAATGTGTGGAAAATGCATAGAGACCCTGATGAATGGGAGAGTCCCACAGAGTTCATACCTGAGAGGTTCTTGGCTGATTCTGATAAGTATGATTATAGGGGAAACAATTAtaattttctaccatttggATCTGGAAGGAGGATTTGTGTGGGAATTCCATTAGCAACAAAGATGGGGTTGTATGTGATAGCTTCACTTCTGCATTCATTTGATTGGGAATTGCTGAAGAAGGAACAACTTGATCTATTGGACAAATACAGAATCCTCTCAAAGATAGCATCACCACTCGAAATTACTCCCACTCCAAGATTACCAAAGCCAGAACTCTACGTTTAA